The Lonchura striata isolate bLonStr1 chromosome 5, bLonStr1.mat, whole genome shotgun sequence genome window below encodes:
- the MB gene encoding myoglobin: MGLSDQEWQQVLTVWGKVESDLAGHGHQILMRLFQDHPETLDRFEKFKDLKTPDAMKGSEDLKKHGVTVLTQLGKILKAKGNHEAELKPLAQTHATKHKIPVKYLEFISEVIIKVLAEKHAADFGADAQAAMKKALELFRNDMASKYKEFGFQG; the protein is encoded by the exons ATGGGGCTCAGTGACCAGGAATGGCAGCAAGTCCTGACAGTCTGGGGAAAGGTGGAGTCCGACCTCGCTGGCCATGGCCATCAAATTTTAATGAG ACTCTTTCAGGACCATCCTGAGACCCTTGACCGCTTTGAAAAGTTCAAAGATCTGAAGACCCCTGATGCGATGAAGGGCTCTGAAGATCTGAAGAAACATGGAGTTACTGTTCTTACCCAGCTGGGCAAAATCCTGAAAGCAAAGGGTAATCATGAGGCCGAGTTGAAGCCCCTGGCTCAGACCCATGCAACCAAGCACAAAATCCCTGTCAAATATCTGGAG TTCATTTCTGAAGTCATTATCAAGGTCCTTGCCGAAAAACACGCTGCAGACTTTGGGGCTGATGCCCAGGCTGCAATGAAGAAGGCTCTGGAGCTGTTCCGAAATGATATGGCCAGCAAATACAAGGAGTTTGGTTTCCAGGGTTAG